The Ictalurus furcatus strain D&B chromosome 12, Billie_1.0, whole genome shotgun sequence nucleotide sequence GAGGTTcagccaagcagaagtggatgtgttcgcctccgaggagacaacacactgctcactgtggttcgccctcactcattagggctggacaccatggtgtaCATGTggtgaggtcacatctgtatgcttttctaaaaaagtataaaagttCTAGCAAAAGTTTgccaagaccgtctatgtctgctgctagtagtaCCTTATTGGCAAGCTCGAATATGGTACTCAGAGTTAATATCTGCTAGACAGCACTCCTTGTGAGATTCCCATATGCAGGGAATATCtgttgtctcaagccagagggctgatttatcaccctcggccggaactatggaaactgtgggtctggcccttAAGggacaccagctcatagattctggtctcacaattGAGGTTGTAaagaccatgttgaacactagagcTCCATCCAGGAAATTATACGCactcaagtggcgactttttgtctcgtggtgtgaggaacgtcagctagaccagTAAACTGCataatagctacagtcctggagttcttacaaggacgtttctcagcggggttggctccttctcCAATCAGGATTtacatggccaccatttcagccagccacgcccctgttcatggagcctctgtggggcaacatcctctaacttgcATGATGTCaagcggctgaggcccatctgcaggtcACACATACCTTCTGgtacctttctgtggtcctggaaggtctgtaagggccccatttgagcccttagagtcaacctctgagaagcttctgactctaaaggtagctcttctgctggccctgacatctctcaagcaagtagatctacaagctcgctctgttgccccttcctgccttgacatTACTCCtagattagccaaggccttcctgtatcccaggcctgattatattcctaaagtgcctacatctgcagCCCAGCCTGttgtgttgcaggctttctgctctcctccagtcctcacaccagaacaagagagaatgcacctgctgtgtccagtaagggctctcttaCTTACATCCACTGCTCTGGCCAGCGGCGTAAGTCGCAGCAggtgctggtctgctttggcggcgacagtaggggtgatgctgtgtcgaaatagcgcatctctaattaaaTAGTGGAAGCTATCTCTTCtatctatcgcttatgaggcgtgcGGTCTCACTAAGCCTCTGGGCATAACGGCTCATTCCACAagggggtcgcctcctcaaagcctttgtccaaaggggtatccttacaggatgtgtgtgttgcggcagggtggtctacgccacacacattcattggatattcattccaccccaggcttgAGTGTCTTGATGTGACCCTCAGGATttggtctttttgaacaggccgtaccctcgggtACGTGGGTATTCTCATACCCGTAGcattatgctaaacacaacgtggagttccctttgaaagggtacgtctgggttatgcatgtaaccctgttccctgagaaggtaTCTTTGTCATAcaagggcaggcctgtgaattgcgtcttcgtttcagataatagaggctgatggtgcggttcacaggtgtcatatatatatatatatatatatatatatatatatcacgcgacacgcttaacattgccacatcacctgatcatggcaggcatgatgttacacaagcttcagatgccggttgcgTGCTAGGGCACTCCCATAGCCTCATGCTGAAagcaacatcttgttcccttctcagggaacagggttacgtgcgtaacccagacgttttcctTCAAGGAAATGATTTTGCGCTttttggtttctctgtaacgtgTTCGCTTATTGTCCTGAGGGAATGACTGCTACAACATTGTTCAACTTGTTTCATGGAAGTTCCACAACAtggaactataaacagataaaaagtgtTGGATTTTAAGTGTTTCATGAATTGAAAATGACTAGTATTTGCAAATTCTTGAGGTACAGGAGGAAtaacttcaggatgtgctgttattggaactGTAACTCCATTACAGCACTACatccattgttgattattttcctataacagttgTCATTTTGAATTAATTTCAAGTTTTGAGGTttgtgggggcatggtggcacacgtttgcctcacacctttgagggggttcaaatcctgcctcggccctttgtttgcagaatttgcatgttctccccatgctttgggggtttcctccaggtactccagtttcctcccccagtccaaagacatgtgttgtaggctgttGGCATTTCCAATCATCCgcagtgtgagaatgtgtgtgcaattgtggaTAGAGGTTCATTTTTCAGTTCTGTAAAAGTGTTTGTGATACTTGTTCATACTCTGCAGACGTGGCTAAAAAAATGGcagagtattcctttaaattGAACAGTGAAGCATTACGGCAGTGCTATATTGCTGTGCTACGTTTAAATATCTAAGATAACTGCCTAACTGCACATCTCTAGTGCTTCAGTAGTGTCGTAATGTTTTACAGCGCATTTAGTGATGCAATATGATTGAGGTAAATTCCTCGATGCAGGCTGTAGGTAAAGACTTCATCGGCCCTGTGTGGTACTGATTCGATTGTGGTCTAGCGGTGAGGCAGATTGATGGTTGTTTTTACACAGGAAGATTTAAGGAGCGCAACAAGAGCCATGTTTCCCAGTCTACATGTCAGAGAACACACGGTCGAGCCAATAGCAACATTAGGTCACCctttactgagagagagagagagagagagagatggaaaagtgtgtgtgtgtgtgtgtgtgtgtgtgtgtgtgtgtatgtgtgtgtgtgtgtgtgtgtgtgtgcatgtttttatatcttgatgGGGACCAAAGGTTCCCTCAAAAATAGAAATGTCTGACAGTTTTGATTTTGTGTGGACATTTAGCCGGTCCCCATAAGGAAaacttgtttctttctttcttaaagaataaaaaactgcagtttattatttttttaaatgggaagATGTTAACAGTAGGGTatgatttagtgtgtgtgtgtgtgcgtgtgtgtgtgtttgtgtgtgcgtgcgtgtgtgtgtgtgtgagtgtcagagagagagagagagagagagagagagagagagaattaagtTTTCCTAATgtggaccagccaaatgtctccTGGGCATTGTAATATCTGTCTTTgcttaatttctttatttcatttctttctttcttacgtttttaaaaattaaaactgcAGCTATGTCAGTGAAAGGTCCTCATAAGGATAGCATGACAAatgtgcatatatgtgtgtgtgtgcgtgtgtgttgtgagTCCTAAAGAAAATGTGCAAATCTTATTGAGCTGCAGGCAGTGAATCATCCGAAGAGAACGAGTCCAAACATACCACAAAGCTGGCCAGtgtcgcactctctctctctctctctctctctctctcgctcactctctcttgcacacacacacacacacacgcacacacacaaacacacacatatatacataccaCACAAGGTGGTTCATATAAGCATTTGCACTCCTATTAGAACCCTAAACTGACAttgcagactttttaaaaagatgttaaaatcTGACCCTGGCAGATGTTGTCTTACCTGGGACAGCTGTGTGCAAAGGCCACAGTCACTCCTATTACATCAGGAAGCGTGAACCTCAATCCACCAGGCTGGGTCTCACACTCAGCATGGAGTTAATGCCGCATTGTCTAGGAGCACATTATAAAACCAAGAGGCACAAATGGAAATTCCAGAGCGCTCCAAAAAAACAATGGCTGCATGATGTCACTCCGGCTGGCACTTcgacaaacagagagaaaaaaaaaactggagctCTCGGCTtcttaataaaaaacataaaccGAGGCTTGATGAAAACTGTGACATTGCAGCTTGGAAAACGGAGCATTCGTGATTAAAATAAGCACCTCATATATCTCACagcatcttgtgtgtgtgtgtgtgtgtgtgtgagagagagagagagagagagagagagagagaaagcgataAGTGGACTGAGATCAGGTAAAAGAGTGCTTCCAGTGTGTATCATTGCACAGTTTAGTTTCTGTCTCGCTACTTTCATCAGCTTCTTTTCATGTGTTCTTTATTATGCATCTCCTGCAAGATGcttcttttctcctttctcctgCAATTCATCagtttctttcattcattccttctcacttcctttctttcataTAAAGGTCATTTTAGACCTAATCCACAAAAATTAAATACGTGATTCTCCTATTAACAgcttttgatttttaaatacatttttcagaaTACTCTTTATTCCGAAATAaacagtatttagaattttctttaatttagtATTTATCGAATCATAGACCCCTTAGTACatgtaatgtatttttgaataataaaaaagtaatataaaattaacaaaacattATTGTATGATGCAGCAGCTACATAAAATATCCTACATAATTATCACCAATAATGATATATAGTTAATTATTTTGTCTTAGTTTTTgaagacaaaataaagacaCGATTAAcgtatatttacaaatatagtAAAGCAATAAAGATGCCATGCCACATCTTTTAATTTGGCTACGTTTATTCGAGCATGGTCATTTCCAAGAGgaattacaaattaaaaattCAATAATACTTTTACAAAGACATTTGAGGaaagattcttttttttctctcatggtATAatacattgtatttattttaacagtccctcttcatttttttatttaaaaaaaagaaaaacaagatgaagaaagtggaatatttttttttttctcagtcgAAAATACAGTGTTTCACAATATTGTATAAAAAGTTCCCAAATTTGGAATTTTTCCAGTaaactggaaaaagaaaaagaaaaaaaaaaacaagaaaagaaagaagctgAAAATTCGCATTTCACAATTAATGTCTCAAAACACAATAAATGCTCTCTTTACGTAAAATTTGCCCAAGTgatcatgtttcatttttactaaaatatatctatatattgaAGAACTATAATACTGTACACTacagtatgaaataaataaaattaggaAATACAAAATGGgccacataaataaaatgttatttaaactgacataataaaatgaatcaatttctttTGTTGGAGAGAAATGGTTTGGCGTAATActgataaaaaaatttttaaaagaaactgaAAATTGCACAAACATGATGTAAACTAAAAAATGAGTGCCTACTCTGCTAAtactgaggaggaggaggaggaggaggaggaggagaaatcTTCATCTGAACACTGATGCTGGTGCGAGCAACACCACATCCATCCTCCTTTAACACTGTACAAGGATGGCACTTGTAGAAACACACAGATTAAAAGGTTTGCATATaaggctttgttttttttttcttcttaatctTCTCTTAATACAAAAGAAAACGACTTTACAAAGGCTTTCTCCTTCATCAGTGCCTTCTTCCTTCATCTGTCTCCACTCTGGACCGTTTCACTTGCTCTACACAGTCTGTTTAAGACTTCAAAAAACCCCGAACCGGTATCGATTTAAGTTCCTTCATGTCGAGTAAAAATTGTGGAGGCCTAAAAACATGTGGCTAGCTGAGAAAACACCGGGGTGAAGGACGGCAAAGGGCACAGTGGGAGCGAGAGAATTCATAATACTGACAACCTGCAGCAAACACGCTGCagcctcttctttttttttcttcaacactataaatatacataggcaatacttttttattatttttgtagtgATTATAGAAGCagagtgcaattttttttgtacaagttACTAGTTTTGTGCTATAAATACTATGgaacacaggttttttttttaaagatggtaGCACCACACATAGTTTTTAGGCCttaatactgtacattaaaaaaaaaaaaaaaaaacatatttaatttgtttcatttttgcatAATGCAGCTTCTCACCCGtttccccctcccctccctGACTGgattccttcttcttttttttttatcagtctggCACAAATCCAGAAGCACGTCTGTTGAGGTGGCCACCAAAGAAAAAagtcaactgaaaatgaaaagacgTGGAGGGGCAGCTTATAGAACACAACACAGTAGTCTTATTAGACACCATCCTCAGGGTTGTCCTCGTGGTCCGATTTGGTTTTGCCATCCAGCGAGCTGTCATCCATCGAGTGCTCGCCATTCTCCTCTTCATCCCGCGCTGTGTCCAGGTCCGTGTCTACACTCTTGTTCTcgctctcctcttcttcttcctcctcaaaCTCGTCCTCCCTGCGCCCCAGCTTGCCATAGGTTCTGTCCGGCTCTTTGGTGCCGCCGTTGATGCCGTCGCGCAGGATGGGATCACGCTCTTGGTGCTCGGGGTATCCGGGAGACGTCAAGCCCTGAAGAAAGGCCCGGTTCATGAGGAGCTCGCTGGGTTCCAGGCGCCCTTTGTCACGCGCCTCTCTCTCAGCCGCCTCGCGTTCCTCGGCCTCCCGTTTGCAGTAGGAGTAGCGGTGGTTCATATGCTGCGAATACGAGCCCGAATGTGAGAAGCGTTTGCCGCACTTGTCGCACTGATATGGCTTCTCGCCCGAGTGCAGGCGCGAGTGCTCAATCAGGTGGTGCTTGTGCTTGAACGCCTTCTTGCAGATCTGGCACTGGTGTGGCCTTTTACCTGCGGAGACACACAACGACAACACAGAGTTTTAGTCCAAATTTGTACCTCAGAGACTATAAACACAATGTAGTACTTAATAATGATGTGGAAAAGGATGAAAACAAATGACTGTGATGGAAAAATTAACAAAtgtaactttatatatatatatatatatatatgttatgaAGTGCTTGCATGTTTGTCTACTCTGGTTTCAATTCtggttgcacacacacacagacacacaccagcacGATCAGTGCGAGTGTTTGTAAGTTTACTTTCTGAAATTCCCTCCTAGAGGTGAAGCATGAGAGAgcggaaacacacacactttggggTTTTTCAGCAGAAGAGCCTCGCTGCCAGAAATGCAACATAAATAAACCGGcgcaaaaccaaacaaacacgCCGACCGCTGCAaaggaacaaacaaataaaagctgaaattgaACTGCAGTCTCCTACAGTGGCTCTGCGCCACACATGGTGATGCAGATTGGTAGAGCAAtccggttgttttttttggtttttttctgtGACTGGGAATTTGGAATGCTATAGGATGCAGTGGGAAAGCAGACGGTCTAAGGCTATTGATGGGGTGAGAATTCATGACATCATAGAGATTAAATTAACCAAAACTCAGGGAGAGACAGGAAAAGCCAGAGTATATATCCATCCCCCAAACCTTCCTCTGTTCTAAACATTTGGATTTAGACCAACTGAGCACATTCAGGTCGTATGTTTgacacagctcacacacacgctcttcTTTGGCATTTCACTGGACCTAGGATAGCACTCGTGAAGTGGCGCACTTGAACGCACACATCCAGCCAATCATTGACCGCAAATAGCACAGGAATGCTGCGTACCAATATGCCGTACACCTCCGAGAAAGAGGGAGATGGTATTCTTGCCAGCAGATTCCTCAACCAGTATAGCGTGATGCAATCAAGTGAAAGAATAGAGGCATGGAGAAATAGAGGCCTTGCTTTTCTTACTCCAGCACTCTGATGTATAATATACGATTGAGCCAATTAAAAAGACTAGGAGTATTACAGATAAAGGTTAAAGATCATCTCTGTTTGATGTGGTGTACGTTTGTCTGAAATAGCTGGTGGAATGCCAAAGGAGAGTTATGCAAATATTATAAGTAGAATTTAACTGGGTCAATTGAATGAGTAAGAaaacaaggattttttttttttttaattctgtctATTTACTAATCTTATTATTTTCCTCACATTCAACTTCTCTCACCCTGTCAATAGGAAAGAAATGTTAGTTTTCCATTCACAtccaactaaaaaaaaagtgaacaaagAAACTGAACTCGGAAACGAAAAATAAGcaggggagaaaagaaaaaaaaaagaaagaactacTAAGAGGAAAAAACAGGGGGAGGGTTTAATTagacaaacaggaagtaaaaaaTAAGCATGGGGTAAAATAAGTGTCTGGAACAGTATGTACCTGTGTGCTCATATTTGTGTCTTAGGAGGGAACTGCTCTTCTGGAATGTTTTGTCGCAAAGGTCACACGCGTACATAccactttctgttttcttaaTCTTCTTCCGGGACAGACAGGCGTCTGAGTCTGTCATGTCATCCAGGCTGGAGAGATAGTCTGGTGTGCCGTCAAGCAACTCCCCCTGGAAAACAGAGAGATTTACAATTTAGAAGGTTTTTAATTCTATCCCGTGGTGATAATACTGCCTTTATATGagtatatttaaatatcaaacaaacaaaaatgtgatctgaaccacttttattatttccttgcatgattttttattaatgaaactgAAAAATCTCAGTCATGGATTCATTATGCAGCCTACATTTGCACTAGAGCCCATCttctaaattaaacattaaaatgtttgtgactagaaaaatgcataaaaaggcCGGATATTACAAATGagttctctctccttctctgcaTACGCTTAATATCACCTTTCTCCATATATTTGCATtcaaatttggtttaattttataCATGAAAGAGTGTTAATGCTATATTTATCTGCTCTTTCTTTACAGAGAAGATTACCCCGATAGGCTAAAACTTCaattaatgagggaaaaaaagtattattgCATTAGAGGGTCATAATAATAAGAGAAAGCCTTGGCAGGGCATATTGCCACAGTCTTCTAATTTCCAAGCGGTAATGATTAAATCAAGAGGTGCACTAAATGACCAAAATTGTGTAGCGCCGTTGCCCTCATTAAGAGTACTTGCTCCAGTCTGACAATGATTCTCAGACATGGCTATGCCGGGCTTTTTAAGAGAGCCGTGCTATCATTCCACAATCAATTTGAGCTAAATGCCCGtagctgtattttttaaaatctaatttaatAACTTAGAATAGGAAACATTATTAATACTTTTTTATCAGAACGTTTCCCTCTATGTTAAACAGCCTTCAGCGCTGTGCTGTAATGAACACGGCGAGCGTGCATTATTAATCCACATGTTCAAACTCATTTTGGCTTTTCTCTCTTTAGAGATACAAAAGAAATGAGAGAATGGGGAGAAACAGAGATACAAAAAGATGGGAGAAGTGgcagaggaggggaaaaaagactgCTTGTGAAGTGAACACTAAGTCAGGGTCTTTGAGAGTCTTAAGGGTTCATTGTAAGTCATTAACTCTCACTTTCATGCCTGTTACTTGAGTCATCACACCTGAGAGGAGAAACATGGGGTGGATGACTGGAGGAggtatatacacaaacacacacacacaaagtagaCACACATcatgacaaaaacacacacacacacacacacacacacacacacacacaacaggcaCAGATGCAGCTTGACACAGCGAGGAGTGCTCGGAGCATCTGGCACGGCGACGCTTCCTGCCCTCATCCACTCAGACGCTAGACACTGGAGTCTGGTAACACAAGCCCTCCCTCGTCATGAACGCTAAAACTGCCATTCAGTGATAATGCTAATGACGCGTACTACAGGAGCTAGCAGTGCTACAGGCCACTGCACAGCTGTTTGTCTATtctatctcactctcttgcCTCTCCAACATTTATCCCTCACTGTGCTCTTCCGATGCTGAAGGCGGCGGCAGGTGAGcacttctctctcactctaagTACCTTTTAATTAGCAGCAGAAAGATCCAGAGTGCATTACAGGCATGCAGGCATTGAGCGGGAGGAAAAAAGAGATACAGGAACTTAAGGATTGTTTACCTGGAACCCTGGCTTCCGCTGGTACTTTCTCCGCTGCTGCATCTCAGCAAAGCTGGCAGCTCCTGCTGCGTAGGTGTAAGCCATGTGTGGCAGGAAGCCCATCTGGTCCAGTGTGGGGTAGGGCCTGAGACCTGGGAGACTGGCCTGAACTGGAGGCATGAAAGTGGCTGGAGGGAACGCACTTTGAGGAGGTAAGGAAGTGTACAGGGGTTTGGCAGAGAAAGGGTTAATGCCAAACATGGGGCTAGTGCTTTTCTCCAGGTTACCATTGGGGCTCCCAAACTCTTTCTTGGACAGGTATGCAAGATTGAGTGGCTCCTCCAGATGTTCCCGGGGTGATGTAATGGGGTTGTGGTCTAAGGGGACACTGCTGGGCTTGGGCCGGCTCTTGACAGAAAGCACGTGTTTGGGTTCTTTCATGAGCTTTGGTAGCGAGAGGTCCAGTGGCTCTGCCTGCAGGTCCTCGGACGTGAAGCTGTTGGGCGTGTAAGAGCTGCTGTGGGAGTTCTTGGACGAGGCATAGGACAGGTTCAGAGGCGATGGCGTGTTGCTCCTGGAGTGGTCCAACTTCTCACCAAGTTGCCTGGGGCCAGGGAAGTGGGGTGTTTTAGAAAGCCTGAGGGGGATGTCACAGTTGTTGATGTTATGTAGCTCAGGGGTGGCGGGCGATGTCATTCGGTCCATAGTTTTGACCAAAGATAGAGGGGAACGAGCATTCATGGAGTCCTTATTGGGCAGGTGGTTAGTAGCAGGCAGACCGATCTCCATATTGTTCCTATCTAATGGAGGTGTTCTGGAATTGGCATATTGGTATACCTTTCTCTGCTCAAACCACTCTTTCACAAATTCCTGAGGAAGGCCGACTGCTATCGAGATCTTCAGTAGTTCCTCTGAGTTGGGCTCCATGTTCATGGCAAAGTATGCTTTGAGCACTGACATGTGGTCCTTGTAAGGGTTGATGGGGCTAGTGATGCCCTTTTCAGAGATGATTGGAGAGAACAAATGGGCATGCTTCTCTGAGAACATACCCTGCTTGTTAGGCATAATGTTTTCATTGGGTTGCAgtacagcttttatttcttcattcatCTTACACAGGTACCTCTCATGCTGATGCAATGGAATGGGACCTGGGAAAGGTTCTTTGCAATACTGGCAAGAAAAGGATGTAAACATTAAGTTGTTCTCATGCATCTTCTCCTCTGTACCTAAATCTATTGTGTGATTCGACTTTTCCTTCTTGATATTGCTAATTTGTCTCTTAGAGTCTGTGGTCAAGCTCTGGAGGCAAGCTTTGGCTTCATTGACCTTCTCAAGTGTGTAGTCAATGATACTCTTGGTTGCGCCGTTGTGGCTGATGACTGGAAGACCTGTCTGGGGCCCCCCGGGTGATCCCAGCCCTGGCTTTTTCTCCTCAATTTGGGAGCCCAGCTCCTTCATGTAGGCCTTCAGCTTGGAAAGTTCCTCCGGCTTACAGTCCATCTTCTGCCGGCATACTGTGTTGTCTACAATCTGAAGCACCTTCTGCACTTCACTCAGGTTGTTCCCTAAAGATGGGTACCCAAGCATTTGTCCTTCTATGCTCATCCCTAAGTGCTGGAGGGGACTCTGGGAGTTGGGGGCACTTAGCGGGCTCCCTCCACTAAGCCCACCATTCAGGAAGGGGCCTGGTGTACCATAGCCATGTGAGGCCATCATCAGCTTATAGTCATTTATATCCAGTGGTTCCGATTTAATGTTGAGGTGATTGGACTGCTCATGGAGGCTGAGGGGCTTGCCATTTTCCAGCTTGTGTCTTAGCTGGCTGATGGCGGTGTTGGTTGGAGAGGAAGAGGCGGAGGTTGGAGAGGAGCCAGATTTCATGTTGTTCCTCATCCTGCCATTAACTGTGATCAGGCCAATACACTTCTTACTACTGATGTGAGAACTGTAGGAACCAGAGTGAGAGAAGCGCTTCTTACAGTTTGGGCATTCATACGGTTTTTCCCCTGAAAggcaaacagaaaacacattataatCCTGCATCTATATGTTGTGGTTATATTCCAGAAGTGCTGCATTGCATATGAATAATACATTCTTCCTAGAACAAAATCTAATAACAATCAATACTGGgctaaaaagaaaatcaaatatAACTGTTTtatataatgattaaaaaaataaagcatctGGCATTCTGATTAAACTGTTCTCTTTTGAGTGAGATGGGCCAAagccaacaaaacaacaattcaTCCTTTGTTAGCAAgcagaagaaaacaacaacagatatTGATTTTTGTACATCTTCTGAAGTACAGAACAATCTTAACTGGAGGTAATGAATATTCAAAGAGAGCGCATGGGCCCATTGCTACCCACCACTGTGGATCCGCAGGTGCTCCTTCAGATGGTGCTTGTATTTGAAGGCCTTGCCACATTCTGTGCATTTGAACTTGCGGTTGCCAGCTCCCTGGTTCAGCAGTTGGTGCTGGGGAAGAGAGGGTATTTACATGAGCTCCTCACAAACAGAACAGAGGAAGAGTTTGGTACATAACCACAATCGGCGCATAACACAACATGCCAAATGGCTCACGTTGTAATGCAGCATCTTGCTTTTCTTGCAGCTTCACTGAGCCAGCACGAGTGTGGCCATGATAATAGGAACTACATACCTTTTAATTTCCTGACTTGTGTGCCAGCAAAGCATGGCTTTAGAATCTGGCAGTGCcgagtaataaataaaaggctcCTTTTTTAAAAGAGTTTTCCCCTCATTAGAGAAGGCAATCTATTCCACTTTAATTAATTTGGGATAATCACTCGGACGAGATCCTGCATATTTAACGAAGCCTTCTATCAATGTACCTGAAAATAAAGTTAATTATTCAAAAAAGGTGGGCTTGGGTAAATGTTACAGTTTGATAATTGGAACTGTATTTCCAGGACGTCTAAACTCTTTAATAATACGTGAGTACAGCACGTAGGTCGTTCCATTCAAAAGATAAAACATCAGCACTGCACCAATTTGCAATTCAAAACGGGGCCccgtggaagaaaaaaaatcttaatataatagtgataacaacaacaacaatacggCGTGTAAGTGTGGGGAAGCAGTGGCACACCAGGCGTGCACAATTAATTCTGAGTGGGAGGTGAATATGTTAAATGGCTGGGATAACACAAAGAGTATGCAAGCGGTGACGAGAGGAGCCGCCCATGATCTGCTCTGACAACTGGGCTCGCATTCCGGCAGGAGACAGATGGCGTAAAGGCAGGACACAGTGAGGATTGTTCAAACAGCAGCAACCTTCCGAGATCAAGCGGGGAGCCAAGCGGCTCTGCGCCAGGGAGGTACCCCACTACTCGCTTGTATGTTGCTGAGTTGcataaacaaacagcaacagCTGCTTTACCCCCCCGAACACCACCACTAccaaccaccaccactaccCCCAATGCTTTCTCCTCTTATGAACACCCCATGAGGATGGAGGTAGGGTTTAGCCGTGCCACCATTAACATGATCCTTTTGCTTCAATTGTGAATGGCAGCACCGAATGAGGGGGCTTTTTCAGCCCCATGTGACGTGTTAGCCATGTTGTGGGCGGAGGACCTGACTGAGTATTTGGCTGACAGTGAGTAACTCCGCATGCTGTATGATTTGGCAAGACTGGATAGCGTTCTTACTGTAAATTAGTGGAGAAAATTGGGGAAAACCCTCGTAAAGCTCAAACACAGTGTGACTCATGTGACTCGTGTTGTTCTTGAGTTAGTCATgaagtgtgtatttgtttgtgataaataaagaaatgcgAGATGGCGGGGGGAGGAGTGGCCAT carries:
- the zeb2b gene encoding zinc finger E-box-binding homeobox 2b isoform X2 codes for the protein MRQQQEQQIMADGPRCKRRKQANPRRKNVLNYENVVETGSETDEEDKLLVSEEDGLLNGSASPASLANHEPAAPLSPRLGHALMTKIDDEEDEMRDSGVEHVWNENDILRSSVDGTEELKDDFDSMVPDATLQPIGNGTVKRMDCTAEFEEFFSKRKMADSESHVVSIAEYLQRADTAIIYPEAPEEIARLGTPEGPGHEENDLPPGTPDAFAQLLTCPYCDRGYKRLTSLKEHIKYRHEKNEENFACPLCNYSFAYRTQLERHMATHKPGRDQHQLLNQGAGNRKFKCTECGKAFKYKHHLKEHLRIHSGEKPYECPNCKKRFSHSGSYSSHISSKKCIGLITVNGRMRNNMKSGSSPTSASSSPTNTAISQLRHKLENGKPLSLHEQSNHLNIKSEPLDINDYKLMMASHGYGTPGPFLNGGLSGGSPLSAPNSQSPLQHLGMSIEGQMLGYPSLGNNLSEVQKVLQIVDNTVCRQKMDCKPEELSKLKAYMKELGSQIEEKKPGLGSPGGPQTGLPVISHNGATKSIIDYTLEKVNEAKACLQSLTTDSKRQISNIKKEKSNHTIDLGTEEKMHENNLMFTSFSCQYCKEPFPGPIPLHQHERYLCKMNEEIKAVLQPNENIMPNKQGMFSEKHAHLFSPIISEKGITSPINPYKDHMSVLKAYFAMNMEPNSEELLKISIAVGLPQEFVKEWFEQRKVYQYANSRTPPLDRNNMEIGLPATNHLPNKDSMNARSPLSLVKTMDRMTSPATPELHNINNCDIPLRLSKTPHFPGPRQLGEKLDHSRSNTPSPLNLSYASSKNSHSSSYTPNSFTSEDLQAEPLDLSLPKLMKEPKHVLSVKSRPKPSSVPLDHNPITSPREHLEEPLNLAYLSKKEFGSPNGNLEKSTSPMFGINPFSAKPLYTSLPPQSAFPPATFMPPVQASLPGLRPYPTLDQMGFLPHMAYTYAAGAASFAEMQQRRKYQRKPGFQGELLDGTPDYLSSLDDMTDSDACLSRKKIKKTESGKRPHQCQICKKAFKHKHHLIEHSRLHSGEKPYQCDKCGKRFSHSGSYSQHMNHRYSYCKREAEEREAAEREARDKGRLEPSELLMNRAFLQGLTSPGYPEHQERDPILRDGINGGTKEPDRTYGKLGRREDEFEEEEEEESENKSVDTDLDTARDEEENGEHSMDDSSLDGKTKSDHEDNPEDGV